From Pseudomonas alcaligenes, a single genomic window includes:
- a CDS encoding acyltransferase: MSHTPGMAGLRQPGQYIPELESLRGWAILLVVAFHYFGIITGGTEPLLSDAPVWLQVVASGHTGVTLFFVLSGFLLSQPFIASVRGGAAVDIKRFYIARVLRVLPLYYLFVVLGWWVTGNTQGAMKAFSFIHVGFSLFPFSVPWWSLCTEMQFYLLLPWLMLLLRYRVGRWVIGLGLLTWFAVHVYFFQQPRWLANPQNWILQASVFGRGLAFVLGACCAGLHASALYRQLVSRQWLVGLLLLLLWVLFHQLSLHSQLGIVEAQRSLPLYYNIEAMLWSGLLLCCVAWNSSLKVILHNRLLSHFGMLSYSIYLVHVPVQFYLVSWFKVHQESLPLPVGALSNVLIVTCSFVLIWTLSFVLYRWFEVPMLRLKSKLSTYSDQQRALPV; the protein is encoded by the coding sequence GTGAGCCATACCCCTGGCATGGCCGGGTTGCGACAACCCGGCCAGTACATCCCAGAGCTGGAGTCGTTGCGTGGCTGGGCGATTCTTCTGGTGGTCGCCTTCCACTATTTCGGCATCATTACCGGCGGCACCGAGCCGTTGCTGAGTGATGCGCCAGTGTGGTTGCAGGTCGTGGCCTCGGGGCATACCGGGGTGACCTTGTTTTTTGTCCTCAGCGGGTTCCTGCTCAGCCAGCCCTTCATTGCGTCAGTGCGCGGAGGCGCTGCCGTCGACATCAAGCGGTTCTACATCGCCAGGGTGCTGCGGGTGCTCCCCCTCTATTACCTGTTCGTGGTGCTGGGCTGGTGGGTGACTGGTAACACTCAGGGGGCGATGAAGGCGTTTTCCTTTATCCACGTTGGGTTTTCGCTGTTTCCGTTCAGTGTGCCGTGGTGGTCGCTGTGTACGGAAATGCAGTTCTACCTGCTGCTACCCTGGCTGATGTTGCTTCTGCGCTACCGTGTAGGGCGGTGGGTGATTGGGCTGGGGTTGCTGACCTGGTTCGCCGTGCATGTCTACTTTTTCCAGCAGCCGCGCTGGTTGGCCAATCCACAGAACTGGATCCTTCAGGCGTCGGTCTTTGGGCGTGGCCTGGCATTCGTGCTAGGTGCCTGCTGTGCAGGACTCCATGCCTCTGCGCTGTATCGTCAACTGGTGAGTCGGCAATGGTTGGTGGGGCTGCTGCTGCTGTTGTTGTGGGTGTTGTTCCACCAGCTCAGCCTGCATTCACAACTGGGCATAGTGGAGGCTCAGAGGAGTCTGCCGCTTTACTACAACATCGAAGCGATGCTCTGGAGTGGGTTATTGCTTTGCTGTGTGGCTTGGAACTCTTCGCTCAAGGTGATTCTGCACAATCGTCTCTTGAGTCATTTCGGCATGTTGTCCTATTCGATTTATCTGGTGCATGTTCCGGTCCAGTTCTATCTGGTTAGTTGGTTCAAGGTGCATCAGGAAAGTCTTCCCCTGCCAGTAGGGGCTCTGAGTAATGTTCTGATAGTAACGTGCAGTTTTGTGTTGATCTGGACACTGTCTTTTGTTCTCTATCGGTGGTTCGAGGTGCCCATGCTGCGATTGAAGTCGAAGCTATCCACCTACTCCGATCAACAACGAGCTCTGCCGGTGTAG
- a CDS encoding class I SAM-dependent methyltransferase: protein MTSVYMPPSIRHFEPLHMVFSTWVDHLPFAYDLVTAIRPKLLVELGTHKGLSYFTFCQAIKESEIDALCYAVDTFEGDEHTDKYDESVFNMVNDHNRQHYHGFSYLMRMFFQDALRHFSEDTIDLLHIDGFHTYEAVSEDFATWYPKVKPGGIILFHDVQARVQDFGAWKFWDEIRGQYETFTFNHGFGLGVLRKAGGDRSNDPELLKLLFSGESEVSASALRAFYVHASKHLENNRKIKRLGQGKPAVAAS, encoded by the coding sequence ATGACCAGCGTATATATGCCCCCGTCGATTCGCCACTTCGAACCGCTGCACATGGTATTCAGTACCTGGGTCGACCACCTTCCGTTCGCCTACGATCTGGTCACGGCGATTCGCCCCAAGCTGCTGGTCGAGCTGGGGACACACAAGGGGCTGTCCTACTTCACCTTCTGCCAGGCGATCAAGGAGAGCGAGATCGATGCCCTGTGCTACGCGGTGGACACCTTCGAGGGTGATGAGCACACCGACAAGTACGACGAGTCGGTGTTCAATATGGTCAACGATCACAACCGTCAGCACTACCACGGTTTTTCCTACTTGATGCGGATGTTCTTCCAAGACGCCCTGCGGCATTTCAGCGAAGACACCATCGACCTGCTGCACATCGACGGCTTCCACACTTACGAAGCGGTCAGCGAGGACTTCGCCACCTGGTATCCCAAGGTGAAGCCGGGCGGCATCATCCTGTTCCATGACGTGCAAGCGCGTGTGCAGGATTTCGGTGCCTGGAAATTCTGGGATGAAATCCGTGGTCAGTACGAGACCTTCACCTTCAACCATGGCTTTGGCCTGGGTGTGCTGCGTAAGGCCGGCGGCGACCGTAGCAACGACCCCGAGCTGTTGAAGCTGCTGTTCTCCGGTGAGTCCGAAGTATCGGCGTCGGCTCTGCGCGCATTCTATGTGCATGCCAGCAAGCATCTGGAGAACAACCGTAAGATCAAGCGCCTGGGCCAGGGCAAGCCTGCTGTAGCGGCTTCCTGA
- a CDS encoding glycosyltransferase family 2 protein, with amino-acid sequence MSQPLLSIIVIAYDMPRQALNTLLSLSPEYQQGVTGDEYEVIVVENRSRRNMDAAAVERLPGNFRYFLRDESGVSPAAAINFGYAQARGQFIGLMIDGARLVSPGVVQHALMAFRITRDAMVVVPGYHLGEDEQQFHLSKGYTEEKEQLLLQSIDWLNDGYRLFEIACWSGANPRGFFNPFMECNCLFISAEIFRDIGQADERFNLSGGGSLNLFIYRKAATAPRTQSFMLVGEGSFHQLHGGVTTSEVEGREEMLKEQNAQLCRLLGYDFRSPAVEPILLGKVRGPALPYLITSAEMGMKRHRRFKGQVAEMFVDDFEKRRP; translated from the coding sequence GTGAGTCAGCCCCTGCTGTCAATCATCGTTATCGCATACGACATGCCGCGACAGGCGTTGAATACGCTGCTCAGCCTGAGCCCGGAGTATCAGCAGGGTGTCACGGGCGATGAGTACGAAGTGATAGTGGTGGAGAATCGCTCCCGGAGAAACATGGATGCGGCCGCCGTGGAGCGTTTGCCGGGGAATTTTCGCTACTTTCTGCGCGACGAGTCCGGGGTTTCCCCTGCTGCGGCCATCAACTTCGGTTATGCGCAGGCGCGGGGGCAGTTCATCGGTCTGATGATCGATGGTGCGCGCCTGGTATCACCGGGTGTCGTGCAGCATGCGCTGATGGCGTTTCGTATCACGCGTGATGCCATGGTGGTGGTGCCTGGTTATCACCTGGGCGAGGATGAACAGCAGTTTCATCTCAGCAAGGGTTACACCGAGGAAAAGGAACAGCTGCTGCTGCAGAGCATCGACTGGCTCAATGACGGCTACCGGCTGTTCGAGATCGCCTGCTGGAGTGGCGCCAACCCGCGCGGCTTCTTCAATCCCTTCATGGAGTGCAACTGCCTGTTCATCTCGGCAGAGATCTTCCGTGACATCGGCCAGGCCGATGAGCGCTTCAATCTTTCCGGTGGTGGCAGTCTCAACCTGTTCATCTATCGCAAGGCGGCCACCGCTCCAAGGACGCAGAGCTTCATGCTGGTGGGGGAAGGCTCCTTCCATCAGCTCCATGGCGGCGTGACCACCTCGGAGGTCGAGGGGCGCGAGGAGATGCTCAAGGAGCAGAATGCGCAACTGTGCCGTCTGCTGGGCTATGACTTTCGCTCTCCAGCGGTTGAGCCGATCTTGCTGGGCAAGGTGCGCGGTCCGGCGCTCCCTTATCTGATAACTTCAGCGGAAATGGGCATGAAGCGCCATCGGCGCTTCAAAGGCCAGGTCGCCGAAATGTTCGTGGATGATTTCGAAAAGCGGCGGCCTTGA
- a CDS encoding glycosyltransferase family 2 protein, with the protein MSIFHRIPRLSIVLIVYKMPDQAEKTLYSLSPAYQQGVSESDYEVIVVENHSDRLLGERRAIQYAGNVRYHLRHETTRSPVNAINFGAEQVTGSHLAIMIDGARMVTPGVVRLALDAFRMSTQAAVSAPGYHIGHKLQQVAVNEGYDEKAEAKLLRSIEWPHDGYKLFDIAVLSGSCQGGFFRSNYESNFIAMSVRKWKAIGGMDVRYDDFGGGMANLDLYKRVLECPDTPFYLLFGEGSFHQFHGGVTTGTLKEERDRVFEQIKAQDQLIRGERRDPPNVTPVLFGTPHPSVFRFIRYSLDKVDPQ; encoded by the coding sequence ATGTCGATCTTCCATCGTATCCCCAGGCTTTCGATCGTGCTAATTGTGTACAAGATGCCCGATCAGGCGGAGAAGACGCTTTATTCGCTGAGCCCTGCCTATCAGCAAGGGGTGAGCGAAAGCGACTACGAAGTGATAGTGGTGGAAAACCACTCGGATCGCCTGCTGGGGGAGCGTCGTGCGATCCAGTACGCCGGCAATGTGCGCTATCACCTGCGCCACGAGACGACGCGCTCACCGGTCAATGCCATCAATTTCGGTGCTGAGCAGGTCACGGGCAGCCATCTGGCGATCATGATCGATGGGGCGCGAATGGTGACCCCCGGAGTGGTCAGGTTGGCGCTTGATGCGTTTCGCATGTCGACTCAAGCAGCGGTTTCTGCACCGGGCTACCACATCGGTCACAAGCTGCAGCAGGTGGCGGTTAACGAAGGCTATGACGAAAAGGCCGAAGCCAAGTTGTTGCGCAGCATCGAGTGGCCCCACGATGGCTACAAGTTGTTCGACATTGCGGTGCTCAGTGGCTCCTGCCAAGGCGGTTTCTTCCGCTCGAACTACGAAAGCAACTTCATCGCCATGTCGGTGCGCAAGTGGAAGGCAATCGGCGGCATGGACGTGCGCTACGACGATTTTGGCGGTGGCATGGCCAACTTGGATCTGTACAAGCGTGTGCTCGAGTGCCCGGATACGCCGTTCTACCTGTTGTTTGGTGAGGGCTCTTTCCACCAGTTCCATGGTGGGGTCACCACCGGCACCCTTAAAGAAGAACGCGACAGAGTGTTCGAACAGATCAAGGCGCAGGACCAGCTTATTCGTGGTGAGCGTCGGGATCCGCCGAATGTGACGCCGGTGCTATTCGGGACGCCGCACCCCAGCGTTTTTCGCTTCATTCGCTATTCCCTCGACAAGGTAGATCCGCAGTGA
- a CDS encoding sulfotransferase family protein produces the protein MVVGMHRSGTSFLTGSLQQAGLELGNISAWNPHNLKGNRENLDIVQFSDEILGRCGYAWDKPPVEAIEWTADEVSRARELIAGYAGVSHWGFKDPRSLLLVEGWQRLLPELQFVGIFRHPTAVAQSLAARGGMPEEQGFALWLAYNQRLLKLYRQSAFPILCFDESEAQLHRKLDVVLDELGLQAPSTERFFSAELKHHGYERKRIPRELDRLYRELRRCAR, from the coding sequence ATGGTGGTGGGGATGCACCGCAGTGGCACCAGTTTTCTGACAGGTTCTTTGCAGCAGGCCGGCCTCGAGCTTGGCAATATCAGCGCCTGGAACCCGCACAACCTTAAGGGCAACAGGGAAAACCTCGATATTGTTCAGTTCAGCGACGAGATCCTGGGGCGCTGCGGTTATGCCTGGGACAAGCCTCCGGTCGAGGCGATCGAGTGGACGGCCGATGAGGTCTCTCGGGCCCGCGAATTGATTGCGGGGTATGCCGGCGTTTCACACTGGGGCTTCAAGGATCCGCGTAGCCTGCTGCTGGTCGAGGGCTGGCAGCGGCTGTTGCCGGAGCTGCAGTTCGTCGGCATCTTCCGTCACCCCACAGCGGTTGCCCAGTCGCTGGCTGCGCGCGGTGGCATGCCGGAAGAGCAAGGCTTTGCGCTCTGGCTCGCCTACAACCAGCGGCTGCTCAAGCTCTATCGTCAGTCAGCCTTCCCGATCCTGTGCTTCGACGAGTCCGAGGCGCAATTGCACCGCAAGCTGGATGTCGTGCTCGACGAGCTGGGGTTGCAGGCGCCAAGCACTGAGCGTTTCTTTAGCGCCGAGCTCAAGCATCACGGCTATGAGCGCAAGCGCATTCCCAGGGAGCTGGATCGGCTCTATCGCGAATTGCGCCGCTGCGCTCGCTAA
- a CDS encoding ABC transporter permease, translated as MNYKEILLYGVYSDLRTEVARRFLGFLWWIIDPVLYMAAFYVVFALALRQGGTDYAPFLLIGMVVWKWFDSTVRQASVAIVGNAALIQQIYIPKSLLVLIQIFSNAFRFAIVLGLLLVFLLAIGKRPSLHWLALVPVILTQLYLVTAVGLLLSGIIPLAQDFKQVVDNLLMVMMFLSGIFFTSERMPEALRFAFELNPMVVLIQAFRSVLLHNQWPDFAHLLYVIMVATPLLVLAVLFIRKNERRYPKLML; from the coding sequence ATGAACTACAAGGAAATTCTGCTGTACGGGGTATACAGCGACCTGCGCACCGAAGTTGCCAGGCGCTTCCTGGGCTTCCTCTGGTGGATCATCGATCCGGTTCTCTACATGGCCGCGTTCTACGTCGTGTTCGCCCTGGCCCTGCGCCAGGGTGGAACCGACTATGCGCCGTTCCTGCTGATTGGCATGGTGGTCTGGAAGTGGTTTGACAGCACGGTGCGCCAAGCCAGCGTGGCCATCGTCGGCAATGCGGCTCTGATTCAGCAGATCTACATCCCCAAAAGTCTACTTGTGCTCATTCAGATCTTTAGCAATGCATTCCGCTTCGCCATTGTTCTCGGGCTGCTGCTGGTTTTCCTGCTGGCGATAGGCAAACGTCCATCGCTGCACTGGCTCGCCCTGGTACCGGTGATCCTGACACAGCTATACCTGGTCACCGCCGTGGGGCTGCTGCTGTCCGGCATCATTCCACTAGCCCAGGACTTCAAGCAGGTGGTGGATAACCTCCTGATGGTGATGATGTTCCTGTCAGGCATCTTCTTCACATCCGAGCGCATGCCGGAGGCACTTCGCTTCGCCTTCGAGCTCAACCCCATGGTGGTGCTGATCCAGGCCTTCCGCAGCGTGCTTCTGCACAATCAGTGGCCGGACTTCGCACATCTTCTTTACGTGATCATGGTGGCTACGCCACTGCTAGTACTCGCCGTGCTGTTCATTCGCAAGAATGAACGGCGTTATCCCAAGCTGATGCTCTGA
- a CDS encoding ABC transporter ATP-binding protein, with protein MSGKKILEAKNIGICYRQRAGFLRYDHYWALKDVSFTLNAGETLGVIGANGAGKSTLLRMIAGIVDPDHGELWRAPNTTASLLALNVGLKNELSGRENAIISGLLLGMSLAHIKSLLNDIHKFSGLGEFFERPVASYSTGMRARLGFAVAIHADPDVLLIDEVLGVGDQAFKDKSHRAMKEKINSNKTVVLVSHSMDAIQALCDRVLWIHEGKSIVCDEVNYVTNGYLEAAGIAYREEQERRQAALEHSEP; from the coding sequence ATGAGCGGAAAGAAAATTCTCGAAGCCAAGAACATTGGTATCTGTTACCGCCAGCGCGCTGGCTTCCTTCGCTATGACCACTACTGGGCCTTGAAGGACGTGAGCTTTACCCTGAATGCCGGCGAAACGCTGGGCGTGATAGGTGCCAATGGTGCCGGCAAAAGCACCCTGCTGCGCATGATTGCCGGTATCGTCGACCCTGATCACGGTGAGCTCTGGCGCGCACCGAACACCACAGCCAGTCTGCTGGCACTGAACGTTGGCTTGAAGAATGAACTTTCGGGCCGGGAGAACGCCATCATCAGCGGCCTCTTGCTGGGCATGAGCCTTGCCCACATCAAGTCCCTGCTGAATGACATCCACAAGTTCAGCGGCCTGGGCGAGTTCTTCGAGCGCCCGGTGGCCAGCTACTCCACGGGGATGCGTGCCCGGCTCGGTTTCGCGGTCGCCATTCACGCGGATCCTGACGTGCTGCTGATCGATGAGGTTCTGGGTGTCGGCGACCAGGCCTTCAAGGACAAGTCGCACCGCGCGATGAAGGAAAAGATCAACTCGAACAAGACCGTCGTCCTCGTTTCGCACAGCATGGATGCCATCCAGGCCCTATGTGACCGGGTTCTCTGGATCCACGAGGGCAAGAGCATCGTCTGCGACGAAGTGAACTACGTCACCAACGGCTACCTGGAAGCAGCGGGTATTGCCTACCGGGAAGAGCAGGAGCGACGGCAGGCAGCGCTCGAGCACAGCGAACCCTGA